One Deinococcus roseus DNA window includes the following coding sequences:
- a CDS encoding heavy metal translocating P-type ATPase: MQSTRTFTSTPPTRPALDEGTRRGFMLTGLTLLGLLVGWIFQGTEWLSFAGYLLAFLTGGIPAAREALTELIKERKLDVDLLMVLAALGAASIGEARDGAILLFLFSLSNTLQDWAMGRTKRAIEALMNLNPDGATVRRNGTVGWMKLSDILPGDVLIVKPGERIAADARLIRGQTSVDESPITGESLPIDKQQGSALYSGTVNLNGAIEAEVLKPAGESTLARLIELVEKAEHEKSPTETLAEKWESPYATAVLISVPVVFAVLHYLFNLSIDAAWYRAMTFMVVASPCAVVISTPAVMLSAMAASARAGVLFKSSAALEILGRIKTIALDKTGTLTHGKMRLTDVQQVSGTETENWKGIDALESHSEHPVAVAVMQHVQEKQFAEKLDLQNVEAIPGQGIQGKQGERTFWAGTRKMALSMNAVLTPEQEATLSNWENQGKSTIIYGVEGQVQMLLGIADTLRQDAREMIHELVALDVNPVMLTGDREGVAKEIARQVGIKDYRAELLPEHKLDVIKALNVPNAHVGDGVNDAPALNAASIGISLASGTDIAMESADVVLMNGDLTRLSGAVRLARKANQTVIFNLTFAFAIIVVVGILSVFGKVPLPLGVIAHEGGTVFVVFMGLRLLGERVKTR; encoded by the coding sequence ATGCAGAGCACCCGGACCTTCACATCCACCCCTCCCACCAGACCCGCCCTTGATGAAGGCACCCGCAGAGGTTTCATGCTGACTGGCCTGACCTTGCTGGGTTTGTTGGTCGGATGGATTTTTCAGGGCACAGAGTGGCTTTCCTTCGCTGGATACCTGCTGGCCTTCCTGACCGGAGGCATTCCTGCAGCCAGAGAAGCCCTGACCGAACTCATCAAAGAACGCAAACTGGACGTGGATTTGCTGATGGTGCTTGCTGCTCTGGGGGCCGCCAGCATCGGAGAGGCCAGAGATGGAGCCATCCTGCTCTTCCTGTTCAGCCTGTCCAACACCCTGCAGGACTGGGCCATGGGACGCACCAAACGGGCCATCGAAGCCCTGATGAACCTGAATCCCGATGGGGCCACCGTGCGCAGAAATGGCACAGTGGGCTGGATGAAACTGTCCGACATTCTGCCCGGAGATGTCCTGATCGTCAAACCCGGTGAACGCATCGCTGCAGATGCCCGACTGATCCGGGGTCAAACCAGTGTGGACGAAAGCCCCATCACCGGAGAAAGCCTGCCCATCGACAAGCAGCAGGGGAGTGCCCTGTATTCGGGAACCGTCAATTTGAATGGGGCCATTGAGGCAGAAGTGCTGAAACCCGCCGGAGAGAGCACGCTGGCCAGATTGATCGAACTGGTGGAAAAAGCCGAGCACGAAAAAAGTCCCACCGAAACCCTGGCAGAAAAATGGGAAAGCCCTTACGCCACTGCTGTCCTGATCAGTGTTCCTGTGGTGTTTGCTGTGCTGCACTACCTCTTCAACCTGTCTATAGATGCTGCCTGGTACCGGGCCATGACCTTCATGGTGGTGGCGAGTCCCTGCGCCGTGGTGATCAGCACCCCTGCCGTGATGCTCAGTGCCATGGCTGCCAGTGCCCGTGCAGGCGTACTTTTCAAATCCAGCGCAGCCCTGGAAATCCTGGGACGCATCAAAACCATTGCGCTGGACAAAACTGGAACCCTGACCCACGGAAAAATGCGACTCACGGATGTGCAGCAGGTTTCTGGCACAGAAACAGAGAACTGGAAGGGCATTGACGCTCTGGAGAGCCACAGTGAACATCCCGTAGCAGTTGCAGTGATGCAGCATGTTCAGGAAAAACAATTTGCAGAAAAGCTGGATCTGCAAAATGTGGAAGCCATTCCTGGTCAGGGCATTCAGGGCAAACAGGGAGAACGCACCTTCTGGGCAGGCACCCGCAAAATGGCCCTCAGCATGAACGCAGTGCTGACCCCTGAACAGGAAGCCACCCTGAGCAACTGGGAAAACCAGGGCAAGAGCACCATCATTTACGGTGTGGAGGGTCAGGTGCAGATGCTCCTCGGGATTGCAGACACCCTCAGGCAAGATGCCCGAGAAATGATTCACGAGCTGGTTGCACTGGATGTGAATCCGGTCATGCTGACCGGAGACCGGGAAGGCGTTGCAAAAGAAATTGCCCGCCAGGTGGGCATCAAAGATTACCGGGCAGAACTGCTTCCCGAACACAAACTGGATGTGATCAAGGCCCTGAACGTCCCCAATGCGCACGTGGGAGATGGGGTCAATGATGCCCCTGCCCTCAATGCCGCCAGCATTGGGATCTCTCTGGCCAGCGGCACCGACATCGCCATGGAAAGTGCAGACGTGGTCTTGATGAACGGAGACCTCACGAGGCTTTCTGGCGCAGTCAGACTGGCCCGCAAAGCCAACCAGACCGTGATCTTCAACCTGACCTTTGCCTTTGCCATCATTGTGGTGGTCGGCATCCTCAGCGTGTTTGGGAAGGTGCCTTTGCCTCTGGGGGTCATTGCCCACGAAGGCGGAACGGTGTTTGTGGTGTTCATGGGACTCAGGTTGCTGGGGGAGAGGGTAAAGACACGCTGA
- a CDS encoding ATP-binding protein, with protein MTDSVIQALRTALQNSPRDEALLEHLIRLLLDSEQQQEALEHTRHWLGFNPTSTRALVFAVQASEAVGDLPTAQSYQTLLNALNAFQPQGAAKAAVTVSDSGTAEKLVHAQPEARNAFDDLWDTQPSSTTLEDVAGMQQVKDRIHRTLLGPLRNPGLTSMYGKSLRGGMLLYGPPGCGKTHLAKAIAGEMQARFLSISLTDVLDMYIGQSEHNLKGLFDSARKRTPCVLFFDEMDALGRKRSLVRNSNSNAIHQLLMELDGKENNDGLFVLAATNAPWDVDAALRRPGRLDRTILVLPPDREARLAILQMNFRNKPTENLDLNWLASQTEDYSGADLKHLCDTATEYALSDSLRTGVPRPIRKQDLQTAFQEVKPSTREWFELSKNFALYANENGLYDELEKYLKARKFI; from the coding sequence ATGACCGACTCTGTGATCCAGGCCCTGCGCACCGCCCTGCAAAACAGCCCCAGAGACGAAGCCCTGCTGGAACACCTGATCCGCCTCCTGCTGGACAGCGAACAGCAGCAGGAGGCCCTGGAGCACACCCGCCACTGGCTGGGGTTCAATCCCACCAGCACCAGAGCCCTGGTTTTCGCTGTTCAGGCCAGCGAAGCCGTGGGAGATTTGCCCACTGCCCAGAGCTACCAGACCCTGCTGAATGCCCTGAATGCTTTCCAGCCTCAGGGGGCAGCAAAAGCAGCCGTGACGGTCAGCGATTCAGGCACTGCAGAAAAACTGGTGCATGCCCAACCAGAAGCCCGAAACGCCTTTGATGACCTGTGGGACACCCAGCCCAGCAGCACCACCCTGGAAGATGTGGCCGGAATGCAGCAGGTCAAGGACCGCATCCACAGGACGCTTCTTGGTCCGTTGCGCAACCCCGGTCTGACCTCCATGTATGGCAAATCCCTCAGAGGCGGAATGCTGCTGTATGGCCCTCCTGGATGTGGAAAAACACACCTTGCCAAAGCCATTGCAGGCGAGATGCAGGCCCGCTTTCTCAGCATCTCTTTAACGGATGTGCTGGACATGTACATCGGGCAATCTGAGCACAATTTAAAAGGGCTTTTTGATTCTGCCCGCAAGCGCACCCCCTGCGTGCTGTTTTTTGACGAGATGGACGCCCTGGGCCGCAAGCGCAGCCTGGTCAGGAACAGCAATTCCAACGCCATTCACCAGCTTCTGATGGAACTGGACGGCAAGGAAAACAACGATGGATTGTTTGTGCTGGCCGCCACCAATGCCCCGTGGGATGTGGACGCTGCCCTCAGGCGTCCGGGCCGTCTGGACCGCACCATTCTGGTGTTGCCCCCAGACAGAGAGGCACGGCTTGCCATTTTGCAGATGAACTTCAGAAACAAGCCCACTGAAAATCTGGACCTGAACTGGCTGGCCTCCCAGACCGAGGATTACTCTGGTGCAGACTTGAAGCACCTCTGCGACACCGCCACCGAATATGCCCTCTCAGATTCCCTGCGTACGGGCGTGCCCAGACCCATCCGCAAACAGGATTTGCAGACGGCTTTTCAGGAGGTCAAACCCAGCACCAGAGAGTGGTTCGAGCTGTCCAAAAACTTTGCCCTGTATGCCAACGAAAACGGTCTTTACGACGAGCTGGAGAAATACCTCAAGGCACGCAAATTCATCTGA
- a CDS encoding tetratricopeptide repeat protein yields the protein MTSNHFQRGKQLIELGRLDAAKTEFASMLAEDPRSSTAHCYLAYVLYLQSQHDEAMKHLQTVFAEDPHNAWAYRIASSVMRRKNQLKKAENYARTALSYEPDGVYEHINMSIVHLVYSEDQTSMLLRRQVLDRLKLAREHAEKALSLDPAEPDAYHQAALVELRLSGVDTRKKAPHLQQAQTYLDEGLRLQADHTTLLVLKSQIHDAQSQRNQSIQVAMDAMRNDPQNARAQGQVQALLDDMSRLNGWAGAGLFVAVTAKLTAYMFEEWGWIKALPLCLLGGILGYSSRIWLTQLEIQRRKKQGNITAPFETAFNQWKKPYQRAFPILLAFYLLFWTLALLAQPHTRLMELQNLLYELSRILLLAGLVVVLGQGYIRNVRNRVVGGQNRLVGFLQALWMLRIVLVLGALGFYLVTLLPDT from the coding sequence ATGACCAGCAACCATTTTCAGAGGGGCAAACAACTGATTGAACTGGGCAGGCTGGACGCTGCAAAAACCGAGTTCGCCAGCATGCTGGCAGAAGATCCCAGAAGTTCTACAGCGCACTGTTATCTGGCTTATGTGCTTTACCTGCAAAGCCAGCATGACGAGGCCATGAAACACCTGCAAACTGTGTTTGCAGAAGACCCCCACAACGCCTGGGCTTACCGGATTGCCTCTTCGGTGATGCGCAGGAAAAACCAGCTGAAAAAAGCAGAAAATTACGCCCGCACCGCCCTCTCTTATGAACCAGACGGGGTTTACGAGCACATCAACATGAGCATCGTGCATCTGGTGTACTCAGAGGACCAGACCTCCATGCTGCTCAGAAGGCAGGTTCTGGACCGATTGAAACTTGCCCGTGAACATGCCGAGAAAGCCCTTTCTCTGGATCCGGCAGAGCCAGACGCTTACCATCAGGCTGCACTGGTGGAACTGCGTCTTTCCGGTGTGGACACCCGAAAAAAAGCGCCCCATTTGCAGCAGGCACAGACCTACCTGGATGAAGGCCTGAGGCTGCAGGCAGACCACACCACCCTGCTGGTTCTGAAAAGCCAGATCCATGACGCCCAGTCCCAGCGGAACCAGTCCATTCAGGTGGCCATGGATGCCATGCGCAACGACCCGCAGAATGCACGGGCACAGGGACAGGTGCAGGCCTTGCTGGACGACATGTCGCGCCTGAATGGCTGGGCAGGTGCGGGTCTTTTTGTGGCTGTGACCGCCAAACTCACCGCCTACATGTTTGAAGAATGGGGCTGGATCAAAGCCCTGCCCCTGTGCTTGCTGGGCGGCATTCTGGGCTACAGTTCCCGGATCTGGCTGACCCAACTGGAAATCCAGCGCAGGAAAAAGCAGGGCAACATCACGGCTCCTTTTGAAACGGCTTTCAACCAGTGGAAAAAACCCTACCAGAGAGCGTTTCCCATCCTGCTGGCGTTTTACCTGCTGTTCTGGACCCTTGCCCTGCTGGCCCAGCCACACACACGCTTGATGGAACTGCAGAACCTGCTGTATGAACTGTCCAGAATCCTGCTGCTGGCAGGTCTGGTGGTGGTGCTGGGCCAGGGCTACATCAGAAACGTCAGGAACCGTGTGGTGGGCGGACAAAACCGCCTTGTGGGTTTCTTGCAGGCTTTGTGGATGCTGCGCATTGTGCTGGTGCTGGGGGCACTGGGGTTCTATCTGGTCACTTTGCTGCCTGACACGTAA